The Sandaracinus amylolyticus genomic interval CGGGCACGTCGGGCGTCCCGGGCCGCACGCGCACGCAGCTCTCGACGGTCGTGAACCTCGAGCTCGGTCAGTCGATCGTGCTCGGTGGTCTCGTGTCGCGCACCAGCCGCGAGTCGCAGGGCGGTCTGCCGGGCCTCAGCCAGATCCCGATCGTCGGCGTCCTCTTCGGCACGAACCAGCGCGCCGACGAGAACGTGGAGAACCTGCTCTTCATCGTGCCGACCGTCGTGCAGGCGGTGCCGCGCGCGCAGTCGGATCGCATCGCGGAGGCGCTCCGCATCTACGAGCGCTTCGGATCGATCGGTGGGCCGGGCCTGGGCGACATCGAGCTGATCGAGCCCTCGCCGCCGGGCTACGAATGACGTTCGTCGTGCGCGCGTGAGCGCGCTGTGCCTCTTCGGGGGCAGGGGTAGGAGGGTTCGTTCGTGCCGGTGAATCTCGGAATCGAGCTCGCGGACGGAACGGTCGAGACGCTGACCGTCGACGTGCACGGGCCGGTGTCCATCGGACGCGACCCCTCCTGCCACGTCGTGCTGCCGTCGCCCGACGTGTCGCGGCGGCACCTGATGATCCAGCCCTCGCACCAGGGCGCGTTCCTGATCACCGACAACTCGGCCAACGGCACGATGGTCGGTGATCAGCGCGTGCGCGGCACGACGGTGCAGGTGCCGGGCAACCTGCCGATGCGCGTCGGGCCCTACGTGATCCGCGTCATCGACCCGTACTCGCCGGGCTATCAGCAGCCGCGCGGGATGCCGGCGCAGCCGGGCGCGTACGGGCAGCAGCCGGCGGCCCCTGCGTATCCGCCGCCCTCGCAGGCCGCGATGCCGGCGATGCAGATGCCCCAGCCTGCGCAGCCTCCGCAGCAGGCCTACGCGCAGCAGCAGCCGTACGCCGCGCCGCCGCCTCCGCCGCCGCAGCAGTACGCGCCGCAAGCGCCGCCTCCGCCGCCCGCGCCGCCCCAGGCCGCGCCGGAGAAGAAGGAGGCGAGCCCCTACGATCAGAGCGGGACCTCGATGGTCTCGGTGGAGCTGCGCAAGCGCATCCACAAGCTGCTCCTCGAGAACCTCGACCTCGCGTCGCTCGACCGCAACAAGATGGACGACCGCGTGATGCGCCCGAAGGTGCGCACCGCGCTGCGCCGCATCATCGGCGACCTCGCGAAGGATCTCCCGCAGCAGACCGACACTGCCGCGCTGATCGACGAGATCACCGACGAGGCGCTCGGCCTCGGGCCGCTCGAGCGCCTCATCGCGGACGAGGCGGTCAGCGAGATCATGGTCGTCGATCCGACGACGATCTACGTCGAGCGCAAGGGCAAGATCTCGCTCACCGCGCTGCGCTTCACCGACGACGAAGCGGTGCGCGCGGTCATCGAGCGCATCGTCACGCCGCTCGGTCGACGCATCGACGAGTCGACGCCGCTCGTCGACGCGCGATTGAAGGACGGCTCGCGCGTCAACGCGGTCATCCGCCCGCTCGCGATCAAGGGCTCGTGCATCACGATCCGGAAGTTCGCGAAGACGCCGCTGCTGCTGAAGGACCTCATCAAGTTCGGCGCGATGACCGATCAGATGGGTCGCTTCCTCACGCGCTGCGTGAAGGCGCGGAAGAACATCGTCATCTCGGGCGGCACTGGCTCGGGCAAGACGACGCTGCTCAACGTGCTCAGCGCCGCGATCCCCGAGGACGAGCGCATCGTGACGATCGAGGACGCAGCCGAGCTGCAGATGAAGCAGCCGCACGTCGTGAGCCTCGAGACGCGCCCGGCGAACATGGAAGGGCGCGGCGAGTACTCGATCCGCGATCTCGTGAAGAACGCGCTCCGCATGCGCCCCGACCGCATCATCGTCGGCGAGTGTCGAAGCGGCGAGGCGCTCGACATGCTGCAGGCGATGAACACGGGCCACGAGGGCTCGATGACCACGACGCACGCGAACACGCCGAAGGAAGCCGTCGCGCGCCTCGAGACGCTCGCGCTGATGAGCGGCCTCGATCTCCCGGCGCGCGCCATCCGCGAGCAGATCGCGAGCGCGGTGCACGTGGTCATCCAGCAGAGCCGCCTGAGCGACGGCTCGCGCAAGGTCACGAGCATCACCGAGATCGTCGGCATCGACGAGCACGGCGAGGTCGAGACCCACGAGATCTTCGGGTTCTATCGCACCGGGACCGGTCCCGCGGGCAAGGTGATCGGCGAGTTCCGCGCGTCGGGGTACCTGCCCTCGTTCCTGCAGGACTTCATCACGCAGGGCCTCGTCGCCGACGGAGACTACCTGTGAACGTCTCGCAGACGACGATGCTGCTGGGGTACGGCGGCATGATCATGACGGTGCTCGGCATCGTCACCGCCGGGTTCGTCACGGTCACCGATCCGACCTCGGCGCTGCGCCGCCGGTGGGCCGAGTACGTCCGGACGCTCGACTACGAAGTGCGCTTCCTGCTGCTCAAGACGACGGGCCAGCGCATCGCGCTCACGCAGCTCGCGATCGTGCTCGCGATCCCGTTCGTCTCGCTGCTGCTCGACGACTCGATCCTCGTCCTGCTCATCCCGATCGTCGCGGTCGGCCCGTACTTCTGGCTGCGCCGTCAGCACGACGAGCGCGTGCGGCTGCTCGAGGAGAACCTCGACTCGTGGCTGCTCATGCTCGCGAACGCGCTCAAGGCGTCGCCCTCGCTCGGCGAGGCGATCCAGTCGAGCGCGAAGCTCATGCGCGCGCCGTTCAGCGAAGAGCTCGATCTCGTCATCAAGGAGATGAAGCTCGGCACGCCGCTCGATCAGGCCGTGCTCAACATGTCGACGCGCATCAAGAGCCGCATCATCTCGAGCTCGCTCGCGACAGTCCTCGTCGGCCGTCAGACCGGCGGTGATCTGCCGAACATCCTCGAGCAGAGCGCCGCGACGCTGCGCGAGATGGCGCGCCTCGAGGGCGTCGTCCGCACCAAGACCGCCGAGGGCAAGATGCAGGCGATCGTCCTCGCGGCGATCCCCTTCGTGCTGCTCTTCGCGATCCACCAGGTCGACAACAACTGGCTGCGCCCGCTCTTCGAGACGACGATCGGCTACATCGTGCTGACCG includes:
- a CDS encoding ATPase, T2SS/T4P/T4SS family, translated to MPVNLGIELADGTVETLTVDVHGPVSIGRDPSCHVVLPSPDVSRRHLMIQPSHQGAFLITDNSANGTMVGDQRVRGTTVQVPGNLPMRVGPYVIRVIDPYSPGYQQPRGMPAQPGAYGQQPAAPAYPPPSQAAMPAMQMPQPAQPPQQAYAQQQPYAAPPPPPPQQYAPQAPPPPPAPPQAAPEKKEASPYDQSGTSMVSVELRKRIHKLLLENLDLASLDRNKMDDRVMRPKVRTALRRIIGDLAKDLPQQTDTAALIDEITDEALGLGPLERLIADEAVSEIMVVDPTTIYVERKGKISLTALRFTDDEAVRAVIERIVTPLGRRIDESTPLVDARLKDGSRVNAVIRPLAIKGSCITIRKFAKTPLLLKDLIKFGAMTDQMGRFLTRCVKARKNIVISGGTGSGKTTLLNVLSAAIPEDERIVTIEDAAELQMKQPHVVSLETRPANMEGRGEYSIRDLVKNALRMRPDRIIVGECRSGEALDMLQAMNTGHEGSMTTTHANTPKEAVARLETLALMSGLDLPARAIREQIASAVHVVIQQSRLSDGSRKVTSITEIVGIDEHGEVETHEIFGFYRTGTGPAGKVIGEFRASGYLPSFLQDFITQGLVADGDYL
- a CDS encoding type II secretion system F family protein, which produces MNVSQTTMLLGYGGMIMTVLGIVTAGFVTVTDPTSALRRRWAEYVRTLDYEVRFLLLKTTGQRIALTQLAIVLAIPFVSLLLDDSILVLLIPIVAVGPYFWLRRQHDERVRLLEENLDSWLLMLANALKASPSLGEAIQSSAKLMRAPFSEELDLVIKEMKLGTPLDQAVLNMSTRIKSRIISSSLATVLVGRQTGGDLPNILEQSAATLREMARLEGVVRTKTAEGKMQAIVLAAIPFVLLFAIHQVDNNWLRPLFETTIGYIVLTVATLLWAAAIFLARRILAVDI